Genomic window (Sporosarcina sp. 6E9):
AGGAGTAAATCTTTTTGATTGTCACGCAAATTCATAAAGCCTTTTCGGATTTCATCGACTTCTAAGGAGTTAATCCAAAGTCGTTTAATTGTTTTCTCGCGTGCACCTGTCTGGTTGTAAATGCTGTAGAAAATATTCGATCCTTCACGGTCCACGTCACAAGCATTAATGATGATGTCTGCCGCACGCATGAACTTCTTAACGACTTGAAACTGCGCATATTTTCCCTTTGCGACTTGAAACTCATAGCGTTCAGGTAAAATTGGTAAGCTGCCCAGCGTCCATCGATTCCAACGCGCATCATACGCTTTCGGTTCTTTTAGCTCGACGAGATGTCCAATACCCCATGTAATTACTGCGCCTTGTGGGAACAGTTGACTTTGCGCCAACTCAATATGTGTTTTATGGCGACTTTTTACGGTGAAAGCCTCGGCATATGCCTTCGCTTGGGATGGTTTTTCTGCTAGGATTACTGTTTTCATAACAACACCTCATTGGTTTCGATGATAGAAACGTTAGTTCTGTTATTATCGCATAAATTGGGAAGCTTTTCTAATGGGAGTTGATGGAGAATAGAAGTATGGAAATAGATTGTCATATCTTTGTATTAGAGTGTTTGTTTGGGTGACTGGCATGATTTCTTTACGAGCAATGAGTCGGGAACTTAGACTACACTTATCTATGCCGACAAAATTAACTGTGGAATCAAAATAATCTTTTTTATGATTAGACTGAGGACACTGCACTGAAATACGAACGGGCCCATTTAGTTTGAAGCTGTCGGTTGCCGAAAACTTTATTCCATTACCGACAAAGAATAAACCCAATGCAATTGCATTGGGTTTAAACATTAGTACAACAGCGTTCAACAAGTAACCGAGTCCATATAGCCCCATCTGAACAGCAAACTCAAACTTCGGTAGACCAACAGAGCTTAGAGGGCGACTAGCTCCGCGAGCTTGGCCGCGACGTCTGCCATTGGTTCTTCTACAGTGTTTAGGCCGCTTCGCGATCCAAGCAAGGGACTGACTTCGCGGAGAGCTTCATACGTTGTCTCGTGCACAATAGGAATGAGCCGATCACCCGCGAGGAGTGCCGAAAGTTCTTTGTCGGCGATGCCCTCTGCTGGGAGTCGGCGTAGTAACGCAGGGGTCACCAGCACAATCCCAACTCTCGAGTTTGCCAAGCCTTTGTCGATGGCGCGAAGCAACGGCACACCGAGGCCAACGTCTTTCTCGCTGAACCAGACGGAGACACCACGTGACTCAAGCAGGTCGTGCAGCTCCTTGGCGGCCTCCTTCCGGTCGTCCCACGCATGGCAGAGGAAGACGTCCCGAAGGTCAAGCTGTTTTGCCAGATTTTCGACGCTGTTTCGGACTGGTGTGAGTGCCCGAACCTCTTCCGGCGTGTACAATATGGACGAACCTGCTCCTGACCAAGGTGTTTTTGAATTGCGGACGGAACCTCCGCCGCTGCTTCGACCGCCCCCACTTGTCAGCGACGAGGAGTAAGATGAGGGCGAGTACGACCTGTAGCCGCCATAGCGGCCATTACGCCCTCTGCAAGCTGGACAGTTGTCTGCGGCACTCGCTGAGTTATGTCCTCTTATTGGAGCTGTGCATCTAGCCATGTTTCTACCTCCCTAATTGAATGATGGTTCTGACAAATTATATCACCTTTCTCCAATAAAATGCAGAGTATTTTGAATTCCGTGCGTTTCATTATGGAGAGCATGTAACTGTTGTCTCGAGAGTCTATGGGGTCTACCCTTCCTGTAAAACTTGAACTCAGGGCATTGGATGTCTAGCAAAGGAACTAATATGCAACTATCTTGATCTTCCATTATCGGGGGCTTTTCTTGCATAAGAAATGGCCCAAACTCTATTTAACAGGAATTTGTTTTTTGAAAGAACAGGAAGAACAAAGCTGGTTTCAAGTCTATTACGATAAAAAAGAACCTTTTTTGGATGAAACAATGGATTTATAATAATCTTTATCTTTTTCTTGTTAGGTTATAATTGTTTGTATTTTTACTTTTATCGTAGGCGTTTTCAATATATTTATTTGGATCTTCAAGAAAATCTTCTTCATTAATCAAAGAAATATATGAGCCTGTTAAGGAATTTACGTTTTTACACACACCACAAGTATATTCAGGGGGCTCCTGGTTGAACCTATTCTGGCTTACAATTTCGTAGAGATATTCGTTATTCGTTAGTATAGCAGTATGCCCGTCGGAGTTTGTAACCGAGGGTCTTAACCAATCATATCCACCACTGTATTTCATAACAACTCCCAAAACACCGTTGGTTCCAGATGTACGGTCATTTCTTTTTATTTGTTTAAGTGAATATTCGATTTCCCAGTCAATCCAGTTACTTAATTTCATGTTTGGAGAAATTATAACAATAGTAACGGTAGTAGAATAAATCATATCCTTTAATTTGTCTTTAATGTAGTCAGTTGTTCTATCGGACATATCAGGTGAGTCGCTAGTCTCACCTTGATAATATTCAGCATCATCTCCTAAAGCTTCTACAATTCTCTCTCTTAGATCCTTAGCTTCAGAATATTTATAAGAGATAAAGGTTTTACGTGCCAAACGAATTCCCCCTTTGTCTAAACAATAATAGATTGAATTAGTGCCTTGATGATTGGTTGATAATTTTTATTATAGTTTCAATTAATTCCTCCGGCGTCTTGCTTTCATCACCCAAATCAGCATAAAGCGACTTTAATTCTTCAATTCCCACGTACGCGTCAAAATCGCCCATGACCTTTTGCCATAAAGCCTTAGATGTAAAACCGGTTGCTCCTACTGGTATAGGAATTGCCCCATTTGCTACAGAGATATTAAATTCCTCTATCATTCCACTGGCATCGATAACAGTTTTAGTTTCATTATCAATCTTGTTACCGAATATAAAAACAGATACACCAACATTAGAAAGCATTTCTTTGCGATATTGAGTCCATAATTCAGATCTCGAGAGTTGTCCAGTTGTAGTTTGCGGAAATGGTCTACATTTGAGCCTTTCTTCTACTTTCTTACTTTGACTTGAATAAAGCTCCTCCAGTGCACCTGAAATAATACAGCTCCCTATTCCTAAACCAAATCCAGAAACAATATTATAATTGTTTTTAATCAAAGCTCTACTTAATAATGTACTAAATTCAAATGATCTTGTCTCACCCCATTCACCATAATCGCTCGCACTACCAGATACAAAAATATTTTTTCTTTTTACATGAGAAGAAATGTAGTTTAGAATTTCTGTCACATCTGAGTAATCATCAACTAGCAGAACCTGAATACCATATCTTTTTAAATCTTTTATTTTTAATTTCTGTTTAATTTCAGCGTATAGGAATTCCTCTTTATTTCTGTAATCATTTGCATCAATCTTTTTCATAAAACAATAATGGGTTCGAGTGTTCTCATTTAGCAGAATTCTGATTTTACTTAGAATTTGAGATAAATTGGGGTCATCAAAACTAAAACCGATAAATAAGAATGTCTTAGACACTAGGTCGCCACGGAGAGCTGTACTAAATAATTCTCTTTTTTGATCATAACCTTCATAATCATCTTTTGTTAAAACTGCGTCATGAGGTAAACTGCTATCGCCATGCATTTTATATACAATTGCATCACTTCCTGATACCGAATAACCTAAGTTTTCAGATGTGATTTTTTTATCTACTTTCTTACCTGCTGATTCTAAATTGGATTCGATTAATTGGTCGTAATTGGTTGTCCAATATGTATCAATAGGTAGTTGGGATAAAATTTTATGGTTGTCGGTAGTAGTGACACTTTTAGTAAATTCATCTATCAAAATCTGATTAATTTTTCCCCGTCCGTTAAATTCATTGACATGATATTGTGCCAGTGCTATTAAATCAACTTCTAGGTCTATATCTAATTGTATGTCTTCAGCGACCTCACGTAGTAAATCTTTCCAATCCACAT
Coding sequences:
- a CDS encoding SIR2 family protein, whose translation is MRYDASTREFLRTYVKAIQDSNAAIFAGAGLSRPSGHVDWKDLLREVAEDIQLDIDLEVDLIALAQYHVNEFNGRGKINQILIDEFTKSVTTTDNHKILSQLPIDTYWTTNYDQLIESNLESAGKKVDKKITSENLGYSVSGSDAIVYKMHGDSSLPHDAVLTKDDYEGYDQKRELFSTALRGDLVSKTFLFIGFSFDDPNLSQILSKIRILLNENTRTHYCFMKKIDANDYRNKEEFLYAEIKQKLKIKDLKRYGIQVLLVDDYSDVTEILNYISSHVKRKNIFVSGSASDYGEWGETRSFEFSTLLSRALIKNNYNIVSGFGLGIGSCIISGALEELYSSQSKKVEERLKCRPFPQTTTGQLSRSELWTQYRKEMLSNVGVSVFIFGNKIDNETKTVIDASGMIEEFNISVANGAIPIPVGATGFTSKALWQKVMGDFDAYVGIEELKSLYADLGDESKTPEELIETIIKIINQSSRH
- a CDS encoding TIR domain-containing protein gives rise to the protein MARKTFISYKYSEAKDLRERIVEALGDDAEYYQGETSDSPDMSDRTTDYIKDKLKDMIYSTTVTIVIISPNMKLSNWIDWEIEYSLKQIKRNDRTSGTNGVLGVVMKYSGGYDWLRPSVTNSDGHTAILTNNEYLYEIVSQNRFNQEPPEYTCGVCKNVNSLTGSYISLINEEDFLEDPNKYIENAYDKSKNTNNYNLTRKR
- a CDS encoding toll/interleukin-1 receptor domain-containing protein, which gives rise to MARCTAPIRGHNSASAADNCPACRGRNGRYGGYRSYSPSSYSSSLTSGGGRSSGGGSVRNSKTPWSGAGSSILYTPEEVRALTPVRNSVENLAKQLDLRDVFLCHAWDDRKEAAKELHDLLESRGVSVWFSEKDVGLGVPLLRAIDKGLANSRVGIVLVTPALLRRLPAEGIADKELSALLAGDRLIPIVHETTYEALREVSPLLGSRSGLNTVEEPMADVAAKLAELVAL